Proteins from one Poecile atricapillus isolate bPoeAtr1 chromosome 6, bPoeAtr1.hap1, whole genome shotgun sequence genomic window:
- the RPP30 gene encoding ribonuclease P protein subunit p30 isoform X2: MAGFADLNLPQGLDKKSLQSLVEAAAHLGYSVVALNHVIDFKEKKQEIIKPVSPSELFPSLPIVQGTSKKIKVLTRLTLVVSDPSHCNLLRSTSANIRLYDIIAVFPKTEKLFHIACTTLDVDLVCINVTEKLPFYFRRPPVNMAIDRGIYFELLYTPAIKDSTMRRYTISNAISLMQICKGKNIVISSAAERPLELRGPYDVANLGLLFGLPEGEAKAAVSTNCRATMLHGETRRSACGVVYTVKKPRKVEEEETAVPACKKAKTQA; the protein is encoded by the exons ATGGCCGGCTTCGCCGACCTGAACCTGCCGCAGGGGCTGGACAAGAagtccctgcagagcctggtgGAGGCCGCGGCTCACC TGGGATATTCTGTGGTTGCACTTAATCATGTCATcgattttaaagaaaagaaacag GAAATCATCAAGCCAGTATCCCCTTCAGAGTTGTTTCCATCTTTACCTATTGTACAA gggacatctaaaaaaattaaagtcttGACCCGGTTAACACTTGTTGTTTCTGATCCTTCCCACTGTAATCTCTTG AGATCGACATCTGCAAATATAAGGTTATATGACATCATAGCAGTATTTCCAAAAACTGAGAAACTGTTCCAT ATTGCTTGCACAACACTAGATGTGGATCTGGTCTGCATAAATGTAACAGAAAAGCTGCCATTCTACTTCCGAAGGCCCCCTGTGAATATG GCAATAGATCGAGGCATTTACTTTGAACTTCTTTACACGCCTGCCATCAAAGACTCTACAATGAGAAGATACACAATTTCAAATGCCATCAGCCTGATGCAGATCTGCAAAGGAAAG aaCATAGTTATATCTAGTGCAGCTGAAAGG ccTCTAGAGCTCCGAGGTCCTTATGATGTGGCTAATCT aggtTTGCTGTTTGGCCTCCCAGAAGGCGaagcaaaggcagctgtgtCCACCAACTGCAGGGCCACCATGCTGCATGGAG AAACTCGAAGGAGTGCCTGTGGCGTGGTCTACACAGTGAAGAAGCCTCGCAAGGTTGAGGAGGAAGAAACAGCAGTGCCAGCATGCAAAAAAGCTAAGACTCAAGCTTGA
- the RPP30 gene encoding ribonuclease P protein subunit p30 isoform X3 codes for MAGFADLNLPQGLDKKSLQSLVEAAAHLGYSVVALNHVIDFKEKKQEIIKPVSPSELFPSLPIVQGTSKKIKVLTRLTLVVSDPSHCNLLIACTTLDVDLVCINVTEKLPFYFRRPPVNMAIDRGIYFELLYTPAIKDSTMRRYTISNAISLMQICKGKNIVISSAAERPLELRGPYDVANLYPFPKSKAAVSRVQMHFYYSLHPRSTYLACPWKEKSMLCVMRNMWEAVWPGRILCATFSSLLK; via the exons ATGGCCGGCTTCGCCGACCTGAACCTGCCGCAGGGGCTGGACAAGAagtccctgcagagcctggtgGAGGCCGCGGCTCACC TGGGATATTCTGTGGTTGCACTTAATCATGTCATcgattttaaagaaaagaaacag GAAATCATCAAGCCAGTATCCCCTTCAGAGTTGTTTCCATCTTTACCTATTGTACAA gggacatctaaaaaaattaaagtcttGACCCGGTTAACACTTGTTGTTTCTGATCCTTCCCACTGTAATCTCTTG ATTGCTTGCACAACACTAGATGTGGATCTGGTCTGCATAAATGTAACAGAAAAGCTGCCATTCTACTTCCGAAGGCCCCCTGTGAATATG GCAATAGATCGAGGCATTTACTTTGAACTTCTTTACACGCCTGCCATCAAAGACTCTACAATGAGAAGATACACAATTTCAAATGCCATCAGCCTGATGCAGATCTGCAAAGGAAAG aaCATAGTTATATCTAGTGCAGCTGAAAGG ccTCTAGAGCTCCGAGGTCCTTATGATGTGGCTAATCTGTATCCTTTCCCAAAGTCAAAGGCAGCAGTTAGTA GAGTTCAGATGCATTTTTATTACTCTCTCCATCCCAGAAGCACATATCTGGCCTGTCCCTGGAAGGAAAAGAGCATGCTCTGTGTCATGAGAAACATGTGGGAGGCTGTGTGGCCTGGAAGGATTTTATGTGCAACGTTTTCTTCCCTCTTAAAATGA
- the RPP30 gene encoding ribonuclease P protein subunit p30 isoform X1: protein MAGFADLNLPQGLDKKSLQSLVEAAAHLGYSVVALNHVIDFKEKKQEIIKPVSPSELFPSLPIVQGTSKKIKVLTRLTLVVSDPSHCNLLRSTSANIRLYDIIAVFPKTEKLFHIACTTLDVDLVCINVTEKLPFYFRRPPVNMAIDRGIYFELLYTPAIKDSTMRRYTISNAISLMQICKGKNIVISSAAERPLELRGPYDVANLYPFPKSKAAVSRVQMHFYYSLHPRSTYLACPWKEKSMLCVMRNMWEAVWPGRILCATFSSLLK from the exons ATGGCCGGCTTCGCCGACCTGAACCTGCCGCAGGGGCTGGACAAGAagtccctgcagagcctggtgGAGGCCGCGGCTCACC TGGGATATTCTGTGGTTGCACTTAATCATGTCATcgattttaaagaaaagaaacag GAAATCATCAAGCCAGTATCCCCTTCAGAGTTGTTTCCATCTTTACCTATTGTACAA gggacatctaaaaaaattaaagtcttGACCCGGTTAACACTTGTTGTTTCTGATCCTTCCCACTGTAATCTCTTG AGATCGACATCTGCAAATATAAGGTTATATGACATCATAGCAGTATTTCCAAAAACTGAGAAACTGTTCCAT ATTGCTTGCACAACACTAGATGTGGATCTGGTCTGCATAAATGTAACAGAAAAGCTGCCATTCTACTTCCGAAGGCCCCCTGTGAATATG GCAATAGATCGAGGCATTTACTTTGAACTTCTTTACACGCCTGCCATCAAAGACTCTACAATGAGAAGATACACAATTTCAAATGCCATCAGCCTGATGCAGATCTGCAAAGGAAAG aaCATAGTTATATCTAGTGCAGCTGAAAGG ccTCTAGAGCTCCGAGGTCCTTATGATGTGGCTAATCTGTATCCTTTCCCAAAGTCAAAGGCAGCAGTTAGTA GAGTTCAGATGCATTTTTATTACTCTCTCCATCCCAGAAGCACATATCTGGCCTGTCCCTGGAAGGAAAAGAGCATGCTCTGTGTCATGAGAAACATGTGGGAGGCTGTGTGGCCTGGAAGGATTTTATGTGCAACGTTTTCTTCCCTCTTAAAATGA